Genomic DNA from Leucobacter triazinivorans:
TTCCGGCGCCGGCGGGGAAGCGGGCGAGCGCGCCGAGCGCGCCGAGTACGGTGGCGCGGATGCGCTGGACCGGGTGGCCGACCGCCTGGCGGGAGACGACGGCGAGCGGCGGCGGGAGTTGCTGCAGTGGGCGTTCAGCGGCGATCCGGTCGTGGGCCGAGCACTGCGTGCGCTGCAGCGGGTGATCGCTGAGGGGGACGCCGAAGCCGCCGGCCTCGATCCCGAGCGCGCCGCCGCGCTGCGCGAGCTGGTCGCCGCGCACCCCGGCGACCCCGGGGTGCTGGTGTCGCTGCTGCTGCACCTCGTGCACCTCGCACCCGGTGAGGCGATCTTCCTGCGAGCCCGCCAGCTGCACGCCTATCTGAGCGGGATCGCGGTCGAGGTGATGGCCTCCTCCGACAACGTGCTGCGCGCGGGGCTCACCGAGAAGCACGTCGACGTGGCGGAGCTGTGCCGCATCGTCGACACCGACGAGCTCGACGATCCGCGCTTCCCGTGCACCAGGTCGGCGCGCGGGCTCGTGGCCTGGTGCCCCGACGTGCCCGACTTCCGGCTGCTGCGCGCGCGGCTCTGCGACCCCGACGACGACTCGCTCGCGCGCGTCGACGACGGCGCGCCGCTCGTCGAGGTGCCGGCGGAGCACCCGCTGGTGCTCGTCGTGACCGCTGGGCGCGTGCGGGTGGAGCGGGCCGCGGCAGACGCCGAGGCGCTCGCCGAGGTGGCCACCGCCCGGCGCGGGCAGTCGCTCTACGTCTCGGCGGGCGAGCCGGTCCGGCTGACGGGGCACGGCGAGGTGTTCCTCGCGACCGTCGGCGGCTGAACGCGGGATCCGCGCGCGCAGTGATCCGCTCGCGCAGGTGATCCGCGCGCACATGAGATCCGCGCTCGCAGGGGGTCCGCTCGCGCAGGAGCCCCAGCCGACTCCGTCCTGTTTGAACGCTGAACTCCTGCACGAGCGGCGAGCCCGCACCGGAGGTCCCACTGCGCCGTGCGAGTACACTGGTGCGCGTGTCGAACGCCGATCTCCGCGAACCCCGGGACCCCGCTGCATCACCGGACGCGCCCGTCGACCGGCTCGGGGGGCTCGGGCGAGTGCTCATCACGGTCTACATCGTGCTGGCGATCGCGGCCACATTCCGCTCG
This window encodes:
- the manA gene encoding mannose-6-phosphate isomerase, class I, which codes for MLIFIENTPRAYAWGSRDALPDMLGTAPNGEPQAELWLGTHPGSPAHVAKATPQAHTLIDLVESDPERYGVDGGPLPFLLKVLAIGAPLSLQVHPDSGQAEAGFAAEEAAGIPRDARHRNYGDRRHKPELLVALGDVTALSGFRALPAVRRDLALLAAAVRHCDDRVDSGAGGEAGERAERAEYGGADALDRVADRLAGDDGERRRELLQWAFSGDPVVGRALRALQRVIAEGDAEAAGLDPERAAALRELVAAHPGDPGVLVSLLLHLVHLAPGEAIFLRARQLHAYLSGIAVEVMASSDNVLRAGLTEKHVDVAELCRIVDTDELDDPRFPCTRSARGLVAWCPDVPDFRLLRARLCDPDDDSLARVDDGAPLVEVPAEHPLVLVVTAGRVRVERAAADAEALAEVATARRGQSLYVSAGEPVRLTGHGEVFLATVGG